Part of the Nitrosophilus alvini genome, AAGCTATAATGAAATATAGAAGAAAGCAGAAGTTTGTAAAGATAGAAGATATTATGAATGTCAAAGGAATAGGGCCTAAAATATTCGAAAAGATAAAAGATGATATAGAGGTGGGCGAGTGAATATACTCATAACCGGTGGAGCCGGCTATATAGGCTCTCATGTGGCAAAGCAGATTTGTACTTATACAGATCATAACATAACGATTTTGGATAACTGCTCCACAGGTTTTGAGAGTACGGTACAAAAACTTCAAGAGCTCTTTGCCGGCCGGATAACTTTTATAAAGGCTGATCTGTCCGACTGGGAAATGATCGATGAAATCTTCAGGCTTAATAGATTCGACGCTGTTATACATTTTGCAGCAAGCCTTGTAGTTCCGGAATCTGTTGAAAATCCCCTCAAATACTATCTCAACAATACAGCCAATACTTCAAACCTTGTCAAAATATGTATAAAACAGGGTGTAAACAGATTTGTTTTCAGCTCAACTGCCGCAGTTTACGGAGAACCTGAGCTGCTAGAGGATGGTATAAGAGAAGAGTATGAGACCAGACCTATAAATCCTTACGGCAGAAGCAAACTGATGAGCGAATGGGTACTTGAAGATACGGCAAAAGCCTATAAAGATTTTAGATATATTGCCCTTAGATACTTTAATGTAGCCGGAGCGGATATATTCTATGAAAACTCAAAGCTTGCTCCAAGGATAGGGCAGTCCACGAAAAACGCCACACATCTTATAAAGGTGGCTGCTGAGACTGCACTTGGCAAAAGAGAGAAGATGTATATATTTGGAGATGATTATCCTACCCCGGATGGAACATGTATAAGGGACTACATCCATGTGGACGACCTCTCAAACGCCCATATATCTGCCCTAAATTATCTCTCTACTAACACTAACACTCACACTATATTCAACGTGGGTTACGGCAGGGGGTTCAGCGTAAAAGACGTGATAGAGACCATGAAAAGAGTCAGCGGCGTGAATTTTGCCGTGGAAATTGCGGACAGACGCCCCGGTGATCCGGCCATTTTGGTTTCAAACAGTGATAAAATCAAAGAAACGATAGGATGGAAAGCACAGTTTGATGACTTGGAGCTTATCTGCAAAAGTGCCCTTGAATGGGAGAAGAGACTATGAGACTTTATTATTAGACTATTATGTTTAAAAAGGAGAAAAGATTTAAATACTGGAGTTTAGCATTTCAGTTAACTTAAAATCCATGTTCGACTTTCTGAGCAAGCCACATTTTTATGATCGCTTGTCGGGAGACTCCCAGTTTTTTTGCTTCTTTGTCTATTTTTTCAACAAGCCATAAGGGAAAATCTATATTTATACGTTTTATTTGTAGATTCGGTTTTTTTATCTTTTTAAGATCCAAATCCTCTATTACAGACTCGTTCTCATCAAATTTTTTATCGAATTCAGCAGCTTTCATAAATTTGTATCTCCTCTTTTCTTGATCTTCTGACCGAAATTATCCTTATTTTGCCTTTTCTGTAGGTAATTACGGCACTCCAGAACTTCTGACCTATTTTTCCTATAACAACGAAATGCTGTTCATCAGTCGTTTTTGCCGGTATCTCTACTAAATCAGGATCGTTCCATAGTTTTTTGGCTTCTTCAAAATCTATGTTGTGTTTGATTTTGTTAGATCGGCTCTTGTTTTGGTCGTACTCAAAATTCATATAAAAATTATACCATATTTATATATATTTTGTATTATATTTAGATTTATGACTGATTTGAACATTTTTAATTCGTAATTATT contains:
- the brnA gene encoding type II toxin-antitoxin system BrnA family antitoxin; translation: MKAAEFDKKFDENESVIEDLDLKKIKKPNLQIKRINIDFPLWLVEKIDKEAKKLGVSRQAIIKMWLAQKVEHGF
- a CDS encoding BrnT family toxin, translated to MNFEYDQNKSRSNKIKHNIDFEEAKKLWNDPDLVEIPAKTTDEQHFVVIGKIGQKFWSAVITYRKGKIRIISVRRSRKEEIQIYESC
- the galE gene encoding UDP-glucose 4-epimerase GalE, with amino-acid sequence MNILITGGAGYIGSHVAKQICTYTDHNITILDNCSTGFESTVQKLQELFAGRITFIKADLSDWEMIDEIFRLNRFDAVIHFAASLVVPESVENPLKYYLNNTANTSNLVKICIKQGVNRFVFSSTAAVYGEPELLEDGIREEYETRPINPYGRSKLMSEWVLEDTAKAYKDFRYIALRYFNVAGADIFYENSKLAPRIGQSTKNATHLIKVAAETALGKREKMYIFGDDYPTPDGTCIRDYIHVDDLSNAHISALNYLSTNTNTHTIFNVGYGRGFSVKDVIETMKRVSGVNFAVEIADRRPGDPAILVSNSDKIKETIGWKAQFDDLELICKSALEWEKRL
- a CDS encoding ComEA family DNA-binding protein; protein product: MFKKIVSVLFFGIILAFAGVDINSASKKELIKLKGIGPAKAKAIMKYRRKQKFVKIEDIMNVKGIGPKIFEKIKDDIEVGE